The Duganella sp. BuS-21 sequence CGCTATGCCTCTCGGCCACCAGCATCTTGATCTCTTCAAACTGCTCCTCAAGCAAGGTCACCCGCTCAATCAGCTCCATGGCCGCCTCCGTGCGTAGAGGGCCATTATCTGCCCGTACCTCCCTCGTCCCGATTGATTTATCTCAAAAACTCGTCACAGGGTTGCAGAGCTGGGTCAAATCGGTAATAATGCGGGTCGCATTGCTACACCTGCCTCGGTGGTGGAATTGGTAGACGCAGCGGACTCAAAATCCGCCGCCGCAAGGCGTGCCGGTTCGATTCCGGCCCGGGGCACCAATAGGTTGTATTAGCCAATGTCAAATCATCTCAAAACCCGCATGTCTACTAGGCAGAGCGGGTTTTTTATTGTGTACTGGTGTCTCATGAAATCTCATCCCATTGCGTCGTTTTGTCGGTATCCCTGTCGGTACCGGCGACGGCTTCGGGCGACATACCGTCATGTTGACTGGTGTGGTACGTGCCGAAGCGGCCCATACAAGGATGATATTTATGGCACTGAGCGATACCTTCGTTCGTCAAGTAAAACCCACTAACTCAAGCAGTAGTAAATTTGCTGATGGTCAGGGCATGTACCTGCTCGTCAATGCGGCCGGCAAGGGCGTTCTCAAGAACCAAGTGCAACACCCTTTGCTGTAAGGTGCTGCAATGCCGAGAAACTATTTCCATCTGACTCCACAAGACCGTGCGGTCGTCATGCTCATGCGCGACGATCAGTGCAGCATCCGATCCATTTCTAAACGCCTTGGCCGTTCGGCCAGCACAATCAGCCGCGAGCTCAAGCGCGCCGGCGCCGGCGTGTATGATGCCAACCACGCTCAGACTCAGGCCCTTGCGCAGCGCGCCAAGCCTCGCAAAGTCCGCAAGCTACATGTTCACAGCATGCTGTTCATCGTTGTGCGCCATCTTCTCAACCTACGCTGGTCGCCCCAGCAAATTGCTGGCAGGCTCAAATCCATGTGGCCCAACGATTCCGCCGAAACCGTCTCACACGAGACCATCTATAACGCCATCTATCTGCACCCACGCGGCGAACTCAAGCGAGAGCTAATAGCTTGCTTGCGTCATCACAATCAGGTGCGCAAGCCGCGCAGCCAAGGCGCCGACCGCCGCAACCAGATCGTGGACATGCAAAGCATCCATATCAGGCCGCCAGAGGTCGAGGACAGGCTCATTCCCGGCCACTGGGAGGGCGACTTGATCAAGGGCGCTGGCAATCGTTCTTCGGTCGGCACACTGGTTGAACGCACCACTGGCTTCGTGGTGCTGGCCAGGATGGACAACGCCACCACTAAGGCCGTTGTCGACAGCTTTGCCGCTGTGCTCAACCGGGAGCCCGCCGCCATGCGCAAGACCATGACGTATGACCAGGGCCGTGAAATGCACAGCCATAAAACCCTGACCGAGCGCACTGGCGTACAGATCTATTTCGCAGACCCGCACAGCCCATGGCAGCGTGGCTCCAACGAAAATACAAATGGCCTGCTACGCCAGTACATGCCCAAAGGATCGGACTTATCGATCTACTCGCAGGACGAACTCGATGCTATCGCGCTCGAACTCAATCAACGCCCCCGTGCTCGTTTCGGCTTCGCATCGCCGCTGGCCGTTTATACTGCGCATATGGAACAACTAAATAACCCAGCCATCGCTGTTCATTAACTCAGTGTTGCAGTTGGTTCTTGAAACCGCCCGGTATAGCGATGTCTACGCTCCGGCTATCGTCTCGGCAGGCTACGAACCTTACCGCGTTGACCAAGACGCAAGCGTATCGGTGCCCATAGAATCCATTGAAGCCGGCATTCGTAACGCAGTGGTCTGCCTTGCAGACATAACAGAAGAGAACCCGAACGTTTGGTACGAACTTGGCTACGCTTTCGCTCAGGGGAAGCAGGTCGTTATGGTATGCGCCGAAGGTCGGAAGAAGTTTCCTTTCGATATTCAGCACCGTACTATCATCGTTTACAAGACTGAATCGCCGAGTGACTTCGTTGCGCTGCAAGACTCCATCAAAGAGAAAATAGCAGCTTACGTCAAAAAGGCCGAGGTGTTACAGGTGATGTCTGATACGGACGCCATGTCTCCGGTGGCGGGCTTGTCGTCTATCGAGGTCAGGGTCTTGGCTATTTTGGCTGAAGGCGCAAATTCTAACGGTGCGACCATGCTTTATTCCGCTAAGCGCGATGCTGATGGAGCTGGTATCACACGCTTAGGTTTTAACCTTGGCGTTCGACGTCTGTTGGCAAAAAGTTTTATTGCTGAAACATCGGAAATGGATGAGCGTGACGGTGAAGTTTACGAAATGCTCGAATTAAAGGGCAAGGCGTGGAACTGGTTGGACACGAACGAGGACTTGTTTGTACTTCATCGAGCCGCAAAAGAAGGAATTGAAGACATCCCGTTCTAACTTTTCTCGTAATCTAGCGACGGCGTGTGCCGGTGCATATCGTTGCGCATCGTGGGTTCTTATCATGGGCTGGCTGGCCGCCGCCCCCCTAGGGGGGGGAGGGCGATGGCGCCCCCCGTCGCGGCTTAGTTTATCGGTCGGACCCTCAAAATTTTTCACGCATAGAATTTCAAAAAATTTTTCGACGGTCACCATAGTCGAATTGATGCGCGCGATCCAACATGTGGCTTTCAACTCAGGATCAGCCCATGCGCGAATTTGACCTAATGCTCCTCTCCAGCTATGCCACCTTGGCGTTCGTTATGGTTGTCGATATTGTGGGCGAGTGGCTGCGAGCGCGAAGCAAATAAAGCCAGTCCGAATTCCGCGCAAATGGTGTCTATGCCCGTCGACGTCGGATTGCTTACCAGCCTGGCGTGTTCTGCATCGGCCGCGAAGTTAAACGGCAGCGATACTG is a genomic window containing:
- a CDS encoding IS30 family transposase; translation: MLMRDDQCSIRSISKRLGRSASTISRELKRAGAGVYDANHAQTQALAQRAKPRKVRKLHVHSMLFIVVRHLLNLRWSPQQIAGRLKSMWPNDSAETVSHETIYNAIYLHPRGELKRELIACLRHHNQVRKPRSQGADRRNQIVDMQSIHIRPPEVEDRLIPGHWEGDLIKGAGNRSSVGTLVERTTGFVVLARMDNATTKAVVDSFAAVLNREPAAMRKTMTYDQGREMHSHKTLTERTGVQIYFADPHSPWQRGSNENTNGLLRQYMPKGSDLSIYSQDELDAIALELNQRPRARFGFASPLAVYTAHMEQLNNPAIAVH
- a CDS encoding nucleoside 2-deoxyribosyltransferase, whose protein sequence is MVLETARYSDVYAPAIVSAGYEPYRVDQDASVSVPIESIEAGIRNAVVCLADITEENPNVWYELGYAFAQGKQVVMVCAEGRKKFPFDIQHRTIIVYKTESPSDFVALQDSIKEKIAAYVKKAEVLQVMSDTDAMSPVAGLSSIEVRVLAILAEGANSNGATMLYSAKRDADGAGITRLGFNLGVRRLLAKSFIAETSEMDERDGEVYEMLELKGKAWNWLDTNEDLFVLHRAAKEGIEDIPF
- a CDS encoding Arm DNA-binding domain-containing protein, with amino-acid sequence MALSDTFVRQVKPTNSSSSKFADGQGMYLLVNAAGKGVLKNQVQHPLL